Below is a genomic region from Odocoileus virginianus isolate 20LAN1187 ecotype Illinois chromosome 30, Ovbor_1.2, whole genome shotgun sequence.
cttcctttaccttcattcactcactcattcattcaacaaatatttgttgaggcAGTGAAATGAACTTACTAAGAAGAAAACAACTGATTTCACTTGTTGGCTCTGCCATTTAATAGCTGCGTGGGCAGTTACCCACCTCATGAGGCTACTGTGAGGATTAACTGCTATAAACCTCAGTGTCTCGTTCAGAGAAGTGCCTGATCAATGGTAATAAGACTGAATATGTACCAATAATACAGCTTGGCCCCTGCCTCACGAGGCTCACAGCCAGGCAGTGCCCCCAGGACTTGGCACAGACACTCTAAGTCATCTACCTAGCAGGCTGGCCTCTTGGGAAAATGACTTTCCCTTTCTGGGCCAGTTCCTTCTTAGCGTAAAATAAGATCAGAATAGATGACTCAGAGGTCCCTGAACTCAGTTCTATGAATACAAACTTCCTCCTAAGAGAAGGAAAGTGGGCCTTCCCACATTATCCATTTCTGCCTGGAAGACTCAGGCAGTTGGAACTCTGCAGATCTGTCCCAAAGTCAGTTGAGGGAATCCGGCTATCAGGACCAACTGACTCACACCCTGAGCTCTGCTTTCTGTATTCTTACCAGCCCTGAATAGAAACTGCCACCCCTGTGACTGCAAGGAAGAAAATGTGGGCATTCCAACAAACTTCGTGGATTGCCTGACAGCTATGTTTCTCACTGAGAATGGAGAAACTGCAGCCAGGTACGCTGGCACTTAGATCTCCTCTCAGCTAACATGCTAGCTGAGTGACTGACCTTGGGCTATTCATGTAACTTCTCTGGGTCTGCCTATCTGGTGTGTGCCTCAGTCTGCTGTGAGGATGACTGGCAAGATTCAAAGCTAGAAATGCAGAGGACAAACGGATAGCCATCGTGAGTGGAGGCTGTGAAGCAGGGAGAGAGGTTTGGAAGGACACAAATCTGCACGCAGATAAACTGGGGTGTCTGGGCTTGTCAAGAGATGGCTCaggactctgggaggaggtggTTCCTTCAAGGTGCTGACATCCTTCCGTGTCCCAGCTGGCAGCCAGTCACCCTCCCTGGACAAGGCCCTGACACTTCACTCTCCCCCCAACCTCCTTTCAGCTGTTCTTCTCTACGTTCCTTTGtggctgaagatggtatttagaGAACTGATGCTCCAGTCAGCAGAGCGCTAATTTTGCAGGAGAAAAATGCTGGCAGTTAGAACCCTAGGCAACACCCCTGCCTCGTGCCAGCCTGCTTTTCCCTCTGTTGTTCCCACCTTTATCCATCCGCTGGTTCAGTCAGAAACGTGAGGGCCATTCTTAATTCCTCTATGTCCAATCCACCAGCAAATCCTATTTCCTGAGTTAAGTTTTTTATCTATCTCCTTCTCTTTGTTCCCACTAACCACTGCCTGGGTTGCTGCAAAACCCTCCTATAGGATCTGTTTTCATTCTCGCCTCTTTCAATTCACAAGGCAGCCAGAAGGGCCTTTTCAGTTCACGGTGCTCTCCTGCTTCATATTCATCAGCAGCTTTCCTCTTtagcccctgcccacccctctgaCCTCACTTCCTCTTATCACTCTCTGAGCTACACTGggctcccccactccccaccccctttcccttgAACACAAAAAGCTCTTTCCCTAAGGGCCTTTACCGTTACGGGATCCCCTGTCTAGGACACTTCTGCTTTGGCTGGCTCTTTTTACTACTCAGCTCAAACAGTACAGTTGACACCCTCCTTCTCATTCACTCACTATCCATCATTTTCTTCTAATTCCTTCATAATACATATCACCACCTGTAGCTCTCTTGTCCCCAAAACCCAGAAAAGTATCTGGCACGGAGGGGCACAAAATAAATGGGCAGGGATCAGATCTGCCTGTGGCTACTATCACCAGGCCATACATGGTCCCTGGGAGCGGCTTCCTTCAGCAGAGGTCTCTGCATCACTCCAGCCCAGCTGCTGCCCTGGGCTGCCAGAACGGGATCTCTTACCTAGCTTCCCATAGTGTTCGATGAGGTCCATCTTGGAGAGGAGGTTGACGTGGGGCAGCTCGACATGCAGCATGGTGGCCAGGGAAGTACACAGTACCGAAATGAACTTGGCAGGGTCTGTGCAATAGTGAGAATCCACCAGGTGAACAGCAGTCAgctgggaagggaggaagggaaaggggtgAGAGTGGCCTGGGGAAGCAGGGAACATTAGGGCCTCTGTCCCTCCCATCAGATTGGGGACTTCTGAGGGCAAAGGGCAAGTCTTCCCATtagtctcctcctccttctgtttCATTCTTACAGCCACAGCTAACCCTTATCCCAGGAGAGGTGGAACATTTTTTCCTACAAGAGGCCTTGCACTGAGCCTCCCAGTGGGCACTGCATCTGACTCCACTGTTCACTTCCTTTTGCCCACCAAGTCACAACAATCATCATGCCACTTTCCACTTAACCCCTTCTATACTCCCAACAATCCCAAATTGGGTAGTGACAcatccattctacagatgagaaaactgaggttcagagagattaaacTGACTTGACCAGGACCACACAGTGTGGAGTCAGTGGCAAAGCCAGAATTCGAACTCACACCTGTTTTACTTCAAAGCGTCTGGGCCCCTACCTCACCAAGGGACATGGGGGCGTGGCACCTGTCCTCCCTGTCTCAGTTCTTCCATTTGCAAAATAGGCCCGCCAGACCCCAGACGCACCCTGAGGTCCCACTGCGTCATCTGGGAGAAGATGCTGCGCAAGGCTCCGTGGTGCGTGCAGAGCTCCACTTGGCCAGGGCAGTCGAAGAGGAAGTAGTGGCCGCGCAGGGGGTCGAGCTTGGCACGCAGCCAGTCCAGGTTGGCCTCCAGGTACTCCATGCAGTAGAGCAGGCCGCCGTTGGGGCCCAGCTGCAGCGCGTCCATCACGTCGCCCAGACCCACCAGCTCGCCCACGTCCACGGCGCACTCGTAAGGCAGCCCCTCGTTGGCAGGGTCCAGGTTCACCACCGCCACGTGCCGGCCCAGCGCACGCAGGAACTCGCTCATGCCCAGACAGTATGTGGTCTTCCCCGAGCCCGGCGGACCGATCACCGCCTGTCCAAACGCCGTGGTCGGAGCGGCTCCCGCCATGGGCGGCCGGCACACGGCTCCGTGCGGAGCAGCTGAGCGCGTcaggggagggagacgggagccACACCGGAGACGAGCTCTGAGGGCGACGACGGGATTACCCCAACGTGCGCTTCCCCCCGCGCTGGAGGCGATGCCCGGGGTTCGCCTGAGGAATAGGAAGGAACCCGCGCGCTGTGAAGGGATCAGATGGCCAGGTACCGACGGGACCTGCACCCGACTTCCGGATGACGTCGGGAAAACCCGGCCCGGAGAGGAAGTCCCGCCCTCACGGTGACGACACAGCTTGGCGCCGAGAGCTGTGGAGATGAGCCCCAAGTGGTGACGCCGGGGCGTGGGGCCGACTTGGGGGCCCTGCAGGGACCTTTCCGGGGGTTTTCCCACCTTACTCCTGGCCCAAATccgaagagaaagagaaattcggtagttaacatttttattttctcgtTATGTCGCAGACCCGGGACATCTGCGGTGGGTTGTCCGCTGCTCCGGGCCCAGCCACTGAAGGGTAGACACTGGAGGGCCCGCCCCAAGACCGTCTCTTAGGAGCACGAGCCCTCTCCTCTTCCGTGTCCTTAACCCACCTCTTTCTGGGCTTCATGGTAACCTTCTCCCAGGAAGGTTTTGCTGATAAACCTCAGTCAGTCCAGCTTTtcaaggggctgggggaggcaacAGAAGCAAGCCGAAAAAATAGGGGCTAGGGTTAGGAGACCAAGGAGGAAGAGTCATTAAGCCCTTTCATTAAAGGGGAGGATATAATGGGGGCTTTTTGTAAAAATGTCCCTGAGGTAGACAACCAGAAGGCAAGTTCTGAACAAAGCATCCTGAACAACCGTGCAGACTGCTGCTCCCAGAGTTCTTTCTGCCTTCAGTGGAAGATAAGGCTGGGCACAGGGCTGCCACTGTGCAGTTATGAGTGATCCTGATTAAGGGGGAGTCCTTGAACCTGTCACTCAAGCTCTGAAAGGCTGTTCAAGGCACGGCTGGAACTCCTCACAAAAGCCAGGTCTGTGCGAAACTTCATGCTGGTGGGTGGCTGGCGGCGGAGCAGCAGCTCTCCTTGGTCCTGGGGTAGGGGCTCATCGTAGACGGTGGAGATGAGTCCCAAGCCAGTTCCACGGGGCCTCTTCGGTTGCCCAAATGTCTGGAGCTTCTCTCCATGGTACCTGAAACAAAAACAGGGCTCTCAGGGCTGCTCTCTTGCCCCAGTAAAAGGGTTGGGAAAGAACAGGGTAATAGCTACTAcgtatcttcagttcagttgctcagtcctgccagactctttgcgaccccatggactgcagcatgccaggcctccctgtccatcaccaacatatCTGATTTGTCCCAAAGACAGAGCATTGAAATCTGCCCCCTCATCTTATCTGTTCTTGGTGCCAGCCACCAGGGGCCTCACACactgctttcattttaaatagtacAGAAAATTCAGAACAACTGTTACCACTTTGTGACTTACAGTCACTCCCTAACAGCAATCAAGTCCAAATTCCTCAGACTTGAGGGAATGACTCCCCCAGAAGATTAATCATCCTGTCAAGCTTGAGGACTCGGTCTTGAAAAGACTAGTGCCAGATCTACTTTTTCCTTCTAATTCTACTTTAAAGTTTAAACCCCAGGGGCACTCTAGCACCCAACccagacccagagggaagggggaaCCAGGGTACAGCTCAAAGGCTCACTTgggctcccagggaagtccctcagccATACTCACCCCAATCCACGCTTGCATCTGGGGTGCTGGCCGTCATTATCCAGGGCCTCGGGCACGCCTGAACACTGGCTGCCCAGGCCCTGGCCCTCAGCCCAGCCCTGCTGTTCCAGCACCTTCCGCCCAATGCCCtgcaaaggaaagagagaagactcaAGACATGGGGCtcctgtgggggcaggggagggaatgggggtaaagaaggaaaagaaaggggtcAGTGGGCTGACCCCTGGCACAATGCTTACCTTGGTATGGCGCTCGAAGGTGCCCACCTGGTGTCTGATCACAGAGCCAGCCTCCTGGCTATCACGGAGCCTCCGTTCTAGACGCATTTGGACAGAGTCTCGGGCGTCTTTGTCTCCACCATCTGAGGAAGCAGAGCCCAGTTTGTGGAAAGGTCTCTCTCAgcaaaagtagggaaaatcaggTTTCTAGGCCCTCGTCACAAGATTTACATATTCATCTTTATCATGTGTCATTACTGTATTTCTCTTAATAGACTGGGAGCTCGCCAAGAGTAAGAACCATGGCtgtcccatcttacagatgaggaaaaactGGTGCAGAAAAGTCACAGAGCCAAAAAATGAGAGATGGAATTAGGACCCAGGTCTTCACCTCCCACTGTGTAAATCACtctaggtcattttttttttttgccacattgcACAGcattgggatcttagttcttcaaccaggtAGTGAACACTAAGCCCTCTGCACTGGAAAcgtgggagtcttaaccacctgaCCACCTGGGAGGTCTCAACCCTAGGTGATTCTTGACTCCAGAATCTAAATTCTTAACCAGAGCCTGAACTCCTGAGCCTCCCACTACTAGGGCCTGCCCGTCAGAACCAGACCTCCCTGAGGGCTGTGCCCACGCGTCCTTCCtccacacagaaagaaaaaagatgctgCCCACAACCAGCACTTAATGCACTCAACTAGTGACCTTTTAAGAGACTGGTGCCCTGTCTCAGACTCTGCTAAGTGTCACTGCACGGCCAGGGCACCATTCCATCTCTGAGTACTGCAAGCCCGGGCCCAGTACCTGCGTCGTAGTACACGCTCATGTCCACATCCCAGTCATCAGCTGTCTGTTCATCAAAGTCTACAGAGAGAAAAGCATCAAGCAGAGTGAACCAAGGACTCTCAGTTCTATCAAGAGTTAACTCTAGACTTAGACACACATTCTAGAACTTGGGGAGTATATTCAAGTCTCTCCTCTGGTGGGGGGGGGTCACTCAGAATTGGGAGGAAGGCATTTTCTCTCTACTCCCCTGATCTCCCACCCCTAGAAAGGATGGCTGGTGTCTCAAATACAACAACATAAGCCTCTTTCCTAGCCCTCTAGTCGGgttgaccaccagggaacccactGTGTGGAGCAGAGTGCCCTGAGCGAAAACAGCAGGGACCACCCCTGCCCTTGCCTGGTGCAAGCAttacctccttcctcctcctgccagaACTGGGCATCAGTGTAAAACACCAGGCCGGAGCCGCCCTTCTCCCACTTGAGCTCGATCTCCTCCTCAAAGAGCCGCTCAGAGGTCCGCTCCTGCCCCGTCACGTCCTCATGCAGTGCCTCGTGCCGCTCCCACTCCTCACCCCGGTCATCGTCCTGGGAGAAGGTGGAGAGAGGAGACCTGCTTGTCCAGCTTCCTGACCTGAGGCCCACAAGGCAGGCAGCTCGCTGCACAGGAGGTCCTAGAGATGGGACCCCAGCTCCATTCCTCCCAATTTCTCGGAGAAAGAACATGTTTTTGTCCCCTGAGGCCTGACCTGACATCTCTCCATGCCCTGAGTGTTTTTCAACATACTTTGCCACTTCCCCTACTAGTCTTTTTTTAAGCTGCACCACACAGCaggtggggatcttagttccctgaccagggactgaacctgtgtcccctgcattggaagcacttCCCGGGCgtccagtcttaaccactggacctctgggAAGTCCCAAGCCTGACTCACTCTTATCGTTGCACTTTTGGTCACATCACTCTCCTGGCCTCTCTGCCCTGCTCTCCCATCACCACCTCTTCTACACTTGGTTAAATCCTCCTCATTCCTCAAGTGCTATAGCTCACATGAAGTCCCCACACTGAGGCCCACAGCACTCTCAATGGTCTGTGAACTTCTCAGTGCTAACCAATAGACACTGTTTATGCCTTTCTACATTATGTCACAAAGAAAGAAGGGACAAGAGCTAATACCTACTGTCTACTGTGTCAGGCCCTTCACATACCTTAGCTCCTTTAATCACCCCAACAACTCTGTGAATAAGTACCATTATTTCCAttctaaagatgaggaaatttagATTTAGTGAAGcaaagtgatttgcccaagatgGTACACCAAGAGAAGGGTAGCACCAGCCTGCAAAcccatttcatatgatgtacccTTTACAGatgctgtttcttcctcttcagGGAGCCTTTATGAAGGCTCTTTGAGGGAAGGAAATGAGCCTTAGAGTGTCTCTGGAATCCTGTGCTAGCCCCTTTGTTTACAGCTGCTTGGCTGGACTTGTGGAATGATAGAATGACTCCTGGCTTAAAATCCTGGGGGTCCCCTACCCCATTTAAACTCCAGGAGGTCTCAGGAATCACTGCTTCAGAGCAGGTGCTGGAGAAAAGGCAGAACCACCACACTAAGGATGTGGTCCAGATGTGTTAGTAACTCTGAGCGGGGAGCTTTGAAGACATAGATCAATTGCTTTTTACAGAGggtatgcatttaaaaaaaactttcccaataaataacataaaatctcCTAATTTTATGGGTGAACAACCAAGTTTGGAGAAAGGtagaagaaatgtctgtttcactGATGAGGTTAGACTGGAGGTTAGCGTTCAATCCACAGGCTCAAGGTCAGAAAACAGAGGTGACTTCTCAACCACATGATGAGAGCACACAGATGTCAGAAAAGGAGCGAAGGGGACTGGGTTCACATCCTAGCTCTGCCTCTACCTCCTTAGATGATCGTATCTCTTAGTCAGTAGATTTCATCAATGAAAGACACCCTCCTTACATTTCTTCTGAAGCAATAAGAAGATGCCTTTGAGAATCTTTGGATAAAAGCTCTGGTCCCTTTTCCCAAAGAAACATATACCTGCACAAGCAAATGCAGTTTTATATTCGGTGTCAGGGAGTTCAAAGTCTTTAGAAGCCTCCTGAGGACCCCAGGTCTTGGAATACACAAATGAAGAGTGGCACTAACAATGTCTTGGCCTCTCTAAGCTGCCAGCAAGGACAAAATGGCTCTCCATACTCACATCATCTGAGTGtgattcttcttcctcttcttcctctggctCTTCACAGGAGTTGGATGGTATGTCTGCCAAGCAGCTTCCCTGGGGTATTTCCTCACCCTCGGCTGTGTACACAAACTCTTCCTGCTCCACAGTCTCTGAGTCCTCATAAGTGAAGGGCACATTGCCATAGCGCCGAGAGGAACCTGTCTTGGGGAACTGGAGCTGAAGCTGGGTGATGATCCGAGGGGGTAGGCGGCAGGCCCTAATCAATTCCAGAAAGACCCGCAGGGGAGTGCCCACATTCCCATTGGGCATCAGCACCGGTGGATTCAGCTCTGGCAGCTGCCTCAGGTCGGCCAGTGTGAAGGCTTCACTCTTAGCCGTGTGACTCTGCAGTTCCTTCCGGGTCCTGAAGGGAAAGGAGCCCAAACCTTGGAAAGCAGGGAGAAGAATGACAGTTGAAACCTGAAAGTCTCCAGTGACACGTGAGCCAGAAATTGGTCAAGGTTTAAATCCTTTTGCTAATGCTGTTTCTCCCTTTCCAACTTTTCCAGAGTCCCTTCctctgttccctgaccagaaCCATCTAGTAATGTTATGCCATTTCTCATGACCTCGGTAAGCTCACAggtttctttcagatctgattcCTGATGACCTTTTGATTCTCAACTGCCAttaaccctcaccccctgcacaCCCTCATATCATATGTTCCAATCACATCAAACAATTTAACCTGCCCTGAAAGTTTCATGGACTTCCACATCTCTGTACCTTTGTAAATACCATTTACTTTGAATACCACTCTTTCCCACAAACTCCTGTTTATATTTCAAGATCCAGATGAAAAGCCACATTTCCTACTCCTTCTAGGAAATTGGTTTCTCCTCTGTCATCTCACAGTAGTGGGAGATAAatagcacaggctctggagcaaaaTGCCTGGTTAATACTGTGACTGTAGTCTTGTACCATGACTTCTGTatccttcagtttcctcacttacAAAACGGGTAACAATAGCTCCTACCATATAGATTGTTGTCAGGAgtcaatgagaaaatgaaaggctTAGAGCAGTGCCTAATAAggaagtgttcagtaaatgttaacaATTAGAATGGCATGTAAcaattatctttttataaatCTGTGTTTTTTTGGATTCTAAGCACAGACTGTGTCCAACTGTTCTCTACATACCAGCTAGAGTCATAATCAGTCTATCAATACAGGCtagatttgttgaatgaataaattagagGGCCCTGCACTGTGTTTCCTGCTTCCAAATCAAAGTGATTTCCCAAGAAAATGGGAACAGTCCAAATAAAAAACCTTGTCTCTTCATTTGCATCTTGCcagagcagcctggcgtgctgcaatccgtAGGACTGCAAAAAGTTGGAAATGAGCAACAACTGCATCTTGCCAAGAGAGGATTGGGCGGGGGACAACAAAGAAGGGGCAACAAAAACAATACTTGACTTCCTTTTCAGCCCTCTATGTCAGTGCAAAATCTAAAGGATCTAGGAATAGACTTAATAAACTGGAAAGATCATCTGAATAGGCCTCTGTTTCCCCCCTCTCCCCAAGTTTTTCTACCGTGCAAGCTAAGCCTGAAACTTTGTCCAGAAATTATCTAAACTCTTGAAGAGCCCTAACGAGGGACCTAACTTATCCTTATCAGTCTTCAGGAAAGGTGCCTCTGTTCCTGTGCCTGCAGGCCAAGTCTAGTCTCCTTCCCACGGGTACCTGATGCCTCAGTAGGTAACCGAAGTCGGCGGATGAAACAACGACCAGGTAACCAAGTCCCCTGAGAATCCAGCCACCGGCGGCCCGAGTACATGCGGAGAAACCTCTGGGCTTGAGCGGCCCCCCGTACAGATACAACACAGCAGCAGCTGCGGGTCCGGGTGGGGTTAGAGTCCTGAGTGGAGAGAGCACCGGCATCGTTGAGTGACGTCTGGGCAAGACCCTCGCGGATAGGAGTTGGGGTAGCGTCGGgagcagcctggggaggggcccgCTCAGGCCGATGCCGGTAATGGAAACAGAGGAAGCCACAGTCGCGCTGTTCCCGGAACTGGCTAAAGTAGCTCCGAAGCTGGGCTGACCGCAACTCCGAGGGGATACCGCTCACGACTAAATAAACTGCCGCCTCCTCTTCTACCTCGCCGGACACGGCCATCTTGGCTGTCACATGATCGGCTGAATCAACTCTCGCGAGAACATCGCGAGCTGGCGCAGAGGCGTAGCAACATTGTGTATCCGGTGATGAGTCAGCCGGCATTGTGGCTGTGGAACCTAGAGCTGGGAAGGTTCGAACGAAGTTGTTCTGTCTTTTTCCCACAGACAGGCGAGTGGTGATGGAAAAAAGTCACCTGAGAAGTGGTGTTACAGCGTTCGTTTACAAGGCTCTAGTGAGGATCAAATCAGAAGCCTGAGGGCGGGACTGTGTTTAAGATTTCCCAAACCTAATTGTAATTATCAGTTTAGAGCGTTTTCAGTCGTTAATCCATTCATTCTTCCGAAACATATTGGTGAACTCCCACAAGTCATTTAGAAAAAGAGaatccggggcttccctggtggctcagttccCTGTTGTTTTCATGATAATGGGGAGCCGCGAATATGAGAGGGTTTTCTGtacttattttcattattcatcTTTGTACACCTttcacatagtagatgcttaggGAAAGCTGGTTGGTTGTTGGAGGCCTTGCTGCCTTTGGAAGGGATTAAGAAATGATCCCTcccagggatcctgcattgcgggagacctgggtttgatccctgagttgggaagatccctaggagaagggaatggctacccattccagtattgggcttccctggtggctcagatggtaaaaaaaatctgcttgtaatgcaggagacccgggttcgatccctgggtcgggaagatcacctggaggaaggcatggcaacctactccagtactcttgcctagagaatccatcccatagccagagaagcctggtgggctgcagtccatagggttgtacagagtcagacacgactgaagcaactaaagaCAATCCAGTTGAAGTGGGCTGAAGACctttcacagaagagaaacacatctaaataataatgaaagataCTCAATCTCATTTCATCAAGGAAATACAATGAGACCCACTTCATAGCCAGCAGAttggcaaacattttaaaatcctcAAATCCTCTCTTAAATCCTGAAGATGTAGAGCAACTAGAGCTCCCTTATGCTGTTAGAAGTGTAAACTGGTactgctgctttggaaaacaatttggcattaCCCTGTAAAAGTGGAACTCCACATGtctttgacccagaaattccacttttagttacatgttttgttttttaaattacttatttggttgccctgggtcgtCACTGCCATGTGCAGtccttctctggttgtggtgtgcgggcctctcatcacagtggcttctcttgtggagcacaggctctagatccACGGGCTTCAGGGGTTGAGTTGCCTGGGCCCAgctgctctgaagcatgtggagtcttcccaggccaggagttaaacctgtgtcccctgctctggcaggcagttTCGTATTgcctgtaccaccagggaagtcctcttgttatacattttaaagaaattcttgcaTCTGTTTATTAGGAGATGTACTGACAATGTTGAACCTTGCTCAAGCCCTGTGATCCTGGAAAACAGTGAAAGTTAAGAAACCCCCTCCACCCTTCTGTGTTCTGGAACCAACTTACTGCAAGGAGACAACCTTCCTTTTATGACTTAGATAAAACTCATGAGTGCCTTGTTTACCTATGGCAAGGCTGGATACAGACTCCAAATTTCAATTCTTTGCCTCATAAATGCTTAGATGAACTGCTTTTCCCCACAGATCAATAAGAACAAAATGCTTGTTAACTAAAGTTTAGTTTAGCTTCTCTCCTTCTTCCAGGTTCATGAACTGTGTTCCTCTCCCCCAGCTTGAGCTGTGTGCGACTCCTCCTTAACAGCCCCCTTGCCCCCGAAGAATAGTCTGGGTTCAGAGTAAAACATTCTCTGACCTACTGTCCCATATGTCATTCCTGGTCACCCCACTTCGTCACACTAAGTTCTTTCTAGCCTTATTTACTCCTCCCTATGAAAGAAAAACTCTTTGCCTGACCCTTGAGGCACGTGTGGATCTTATGGTTAGAGCTTCTCTTTGCGATAGCTTCCCTGTGTCTATTACAGtagttcttttccttccttgcaATAACT
It encodes:
- the GPN2 gene encoding GPN-loop GTPase 2, giving the protein MAGAAPTTAFGQAVIGPPGSGKTTYCLGMSEFLRALGRHVAVVNLDPANEGLPYECAVDVGELVGLGDVMDALQLGPNGGLLYCMEYLEANLDWLRAKLDPLRGHYFLFDCPGQVELCTHHGALRSIFSQMTQWDLRLTAVHLVDSHYCTDPAKFISVLCTSLATMLHVELPHVNLLSKMDLIEHYGKLAFNLDYYTEVLDLSYLLDHLASDPFFRHYRQLNEKLVQLIEDYSLVSFIPLNIQDKESIQRVLQAVDKANGYCFGVQEQRSLEAMMSAAMGADFHFSSTLGLQEKYLEPSEQSVEQEAMQL
- the GPATCH3 gene encoding G patch domain-containing protein 3, giving the protein MAVSGEVEEEAAVYLVVSGIPSELRSAQLRSYFSQFREQRDCGFLCFHYRHRPERAPPQAAPDATPTPIREGLAQTSLNDAGALSTQDSNPTRTRSCCCVVSVRGAAQAQRFLRMYSGRRWLDSQGTWLPGRCFIRRLRLPTEASGLGSFPFRTRKELQSHTAKSEAFTLADLRQLPELNPPVLMPNGNVGTPLRVFLELIRACRLPPRIITQLQLQFPKTGSSRRYGNVPFTYEDSETVEQEEFVYTAEGEEIPQGSCLADIPSNSCEEPEEEEEEESHSDDDDDRGEEWERHEALHEDVTGQERTSERLFEEEIELKWEKGGSGLVFYTDAQFWQEEEGDFDEQTADDWDVDMSVYYDADGGDKDARDSVQMRLERRLRDSQEAGSVIRHQVGTFERHTKGIGRKVLEQQGWAEGQGLGSQCSGVPEALDNDGQHPRCKRGLGYHGEKLQTFGQPKRPRGTGLGLISTVYDEPLPQDQGELLLRRQPPTSMKFRTDLAFVRSSSRALNSLSELE